The Dehalobacter sp. sequence ACGCTTCCTGTTAGCCAATTTTGTTTCGGCAAACAGGGAAGCGTGTTTGCTTTTCATGTGATTAAACAACCTGTTTTAAGGGTAGTTTTCACGACTTTTTGTTTTTCTGAAATATATATTTGACAGACACAGATATGTTTGTTACAATAATTAGTGTCAGAAAAAGATATTGTTTTTTTAAAACTTGACTAAAAGGAGGGTTTTTATGGAACCGAGATTATCGTCCGATCTCTTGCGCGGCCACACAGACACCATTGTTCTGGCTGCCCTGATGAACGATGACCGTTACGGACTGGAAATATATAATCGAATTTTAGCCCGAACGGGTGAACAGTATGAGATGAAGGTGGATACCCTGTACTCCAGCTACAAACGTTTAGAAAAAAATGGATATATCACATCCTATTGGGGTGATGAAACACAGGGCGCACGCAGAAAGTATTATCATATTACGGACAGAGGACGTGAGTTATACCGGCAAAACCTATTGGACTGGGAATTTACCCAGAAAATATTAAGCAATCTGTTAAAGGAGGATAAGTAATGAATATTCAAAAACATATAGATACACTGTTTTCTGATTATCAGGAAAGCCCGGCGCTTAAA is a genomic window containing:
- a CDS encoding PadR family transcriptional regulator; this encodes MEPRLSSDLLRGHTDTIVLAALMNDDRYGLEIYNRILARTGEQYEMKVDTLYSSYKRLEKNGYITSYWGDETQGARRKYYHITDRGRELYRQNLLDWEFTQKILSNLLKEDK